A genomic segment from Natronorubrum tibetense GA33 encodes:
- a CDS encoding SPFH domain-containing protein yields MNVLAFGPLQLGDPMLTAGVVVLLLVVITVWQMVEIVDAYDRGALTVFGEYRKLLEPGLNIVPPFVSRVYTFDMRTQTIDVPSQEAITRDNSPVTADAVIYIRVMDAKRAFLEVENYERAVSNLAQTTLRAVIGDMELDDTLSRREMINERIRQELDEPTDEWGIRVESVEVREVTPSQGVKGAMEQQTSAERKRRAMILEAQGERRSAVEKAEGAKQSEIIRAQGEKQSQILEAQGDSISTVLRAKSAESMGERAIIDQGMQTLEEIGRSESTTFVMPQELTSMVGRYGKHLSGSDVKVDGDSLESLDFDEETRELIGLDDIAEIIGEIEQTEMDVEAMEAEAQAIKEGQDISGETESAATATDIEPDIDSGDESGSDR; encoded by the coding sequence ATGAACGTTCTGGCATTCGGACCGCTGCAGCTCGGTGATCCGATGCTGACCGCGGGAGTCGTCGTCCTCCTGCTCGTCGTCATCACCGTCTGGCAGATGGTCGAGATCGTCGACGCCTACGATAGGGGTGCACTGACCGTCTTCGGAGAGTACCGCAAACTGCTCGAGCCGGGGCTAAACATCGTCCCGCCGTTCGTCTCGCGGGTCTACACCTTCGACATGCGGACCCAGACGATCGACGTCCCGAGCCAAGAGGCGATCACGCGGGACAACTCCCCGGTGACGGCCGACGCTGTTATTTACATCCGAGTGATGGACGCCAAGCGCGCGTTTCTCGAGGTCGAGAACTACGAGCGGGCGGTCTCGAATCTCGCCCAGACGACGCTGCGCGCCGTCATCGGTGACATGGAACTCGACGATACGCTCAGCCGCCGGGAGATGATCAACGAGCGGATCCGCCAGGAACTCGACGAACCCACCGACGAATGGGGGATCCGCGTCGAGAGCGTTGAGGTCCGCGAGGTGACGCCGTCCCAGGGCGTCAAAGGTGCGATGGAGCAACAGACTTCCGCCGAGCGGAAACGCCGCGCGATGATCCTCGAGGCCCAAGGTGAACGCCGAAGCGCCGTCGAGAAGGCCGAGGGTGCCAAACAGAGCGAGATCATCCGCGCACAGGGTGAAAAGCAGAGCCAGATCCTCGAAGCACAGGGTGACTCGATCTCGACGGTCCTGCGCGCGAAATCCGCCGAGTCGATGGGCGAACGCGCCATCATTGATCAGGGGATGCAGACGCTCGAGGAGATCGGACGGAGCGAGTCGACGACGTTCGTCATGCCCCAAGAACTCACCTCGATGGTCGGCCGCTACGGCAAACACCTCTCGGGTAGCGACGTGAAGGTGGACGGCGACTCCCTCGAAAGTCTCGACTTCGACGAGGAGACGCGCGAACTGATCGGACTCGACGACATTGCCGAGATCATCGGCGAGATAGAGCAGACCGAGATGGATGTCGAAGCGATGGAGGCGGAGGCCCAGGCGATCAAGGAGGGCCAAGATATCAGCGGCGAGACCGAGTCGGCTGCGACGGCGACGGATATCGAACCCGACATCGATTCCGGCGACGAGTCCGGCTCAGATCGCTAG